In one window of Eubalaena glacialis isolate mEubGla1 chromosome 13, mEubGla1.1.hap2.+ XY, whole genome shotgun sequence DNA:
- the LOC133102823 gene encoding cAMP-regulated phosphoprotein 19-like has protein sequence MSAEVPEAASAEEQKEMEDKVTSPEKAEEAKLKARYPHLGQKPGGSDSLRKRLQKGQKYFDSGDYNMAKAKMKNKQLPTAAPDKTEVTGDHIPTPQDLPQRKPSLVTSNLAG, from the coding sequence ATGTCCGCGGAAGTCCCCGAGGCAGCCTCCGCGGAGGAGCAGAAGGAAATGGAAGACAAAGTGACTAGTCCAGAGAAAGCTgaagaagcaaaattaaaagcAAGGTATCCTCATCTGGGACAAAAGCCTGGAGGTTCAGATTCTTTAAGGAAACGATTGCAGAAAGGGCAAaaatattttgattctggggaTTACAACATGGCTAAAGCAAAAATGAAGAACAAGCAACTTCCTACTGCAGCTCCGGATAAGACAGAGGTCACTGGTGACCACATTCCCACTCCACAGGACCTTCCTCAACGGAAACCATCTCTTGTTACTAGCAACCTGGCTGGCTGA
- the AP5S1 gene encoding AP-5 complex subunit sigma-1: MVHVFLIHTLRATKAEEGLCRVLYSCFFGTENSPNDPQPHGAERDRLLRKEQILAVARQVESMCQLQQQACGRPAVDLQPQSSDDPVRLHESPCGAFRLTAGDPFQEPRTVVWLGVLSLGFTLVLNAHENLLLAEGTLRLLARLLLEHLRLLVPTANLLLRADCIEGILARFLPHGQLLFLNDQFVQGLEKEFSAAWPR; encoded by the exons ATGGTCCATGTCTTCCTCATCCACACCTTGCGGGCCACGAAGGCTGAGGAGGGCCTTTGCCGAGTGCTCTACTCCTGCTTCTTTGGTACCGAGAATTCACCCAACGACCCACAGCCACATGGTGCTGAGAGGGACAGGCTCCTCCGAAAGGAGCAGATTTTGGCCGTGGCCAG GCAGGTGGAGTCCATGTGCCAACTGCAGCAGCAGGCGTGCGGCCGGCCTGCTGTGGACCTGCAGCCCCAGTCCTCAGATGACCCAGTGCGCCTGCATGAGTCCCCGTGTGGGGCCTTCCGCCTGACGGCAGGGGACCCTTTCCAGGAGCCTCGGACAGTGGTGTGGCTAGGTGTGCTCTCATTAGGCTTCACCCTGGTGCTGAATGCCCACGAGAACCTGCTGCTGGCAGAGGGCACGCTTCGGCTGCTGGCCCGCCTTCTCCTTGAGCACCTCCGGCTGCTGGTCCCCACTGCCAACCTCCTGCTGCGGGCTGACTGCATCGAGGGCATCCTCGCCCGCTTCCTGCCCCATGGTCAGCTGCTATTCCTCAATGACCAGTTTGTCCAGGGTCTGGAGAAAGAATTCAGTGCTGCCTGGCCCCGCTGA